The Toxorhynchites rutilus septentrionalis strain SRP chromosome 1, ASM2978413v1, whole genome shotgun sequence genome contains the following window.
ACAGtgttaaaaacacaaaaaaaacttgataTCAAGGGCCACTGCGTAGGTGCACGgaccgtatctctggagatatatttcttgcaatgatgtttttttattgatatctagtaatttttataatataattcTATTAGGTTGTATGAAAATTTCATGTTGCTAGTGATGACAATCAAATCGAGACACTTATCAAGATTAATCCTCGGTACACGACACATGTATTATAAGATTTGCTACAGTTCACTACAACTACCGTTCATGAACACCTGCCGAAGCATGGGTAAGAAAAGCGCTTCAATGTATGGACTACCTATTAACCCATATTCTGGATCCCGATCGGATTTAacatatcgcaatccgaacgagaTCAACTTTTGCATCCTGCAATCCAAGGTTGCATCATTCGTACAACCCGATGGGATTTGATTCGATCAGATTAAAGAATGCggcattgtgcaagtttcaaaTCTAGTCGTATTCCGGAACGCATCTCGCAATTCgcaattcgtttcataaacgcaacgaaaacACATATTTGTAGCAAATTGTGAAGGGCAAAATAATTATGTTGTCTGCGTCTGGTGGGACTGGAAGCAAATCTGTGTTATGAGCTTTTACCAAGCCACTAatctcgatgaattccaactagGATTGAGCGCTCTTGGATCGATGTTCAGAAGATTGATCTTTTTCTCtctgatttccgattttttgggtcaattctttgtactcaaaaaatcacgaaaatcgatttttccgatttttgattggagtttttttttgtaaatttgtttttcattgaacaTTGATTTCAATCTCATCCAaaaccacctgacaaatttcataaatatttcaaatttcaaggTCGTAAATTGAGGATATGGCTGTTTTGTcagtttggtcattacaaaacaagtgatcATAAATTATATTAACACCATCAGATTAACACGttacggaccgctcacgagttttctggatcacgaaataacccgtgttttctacacttggaggttaaatccttggtttaccaagaatctaacacggcctaccgatggctcgccttcgtctcatccacatctaaggaaacgatctcattcgtggaatctgaacaaatgaagcgttcaagtttgtcTCAAAACGCGTGGTCCTCAATGTGTTAACTAGGCTGGCAGTAAAAATTGTGCAGAAATTGGATGAAATCGGGTCTagctgaagcgttcttttctagacCTGAGACTAATACAGTAAACATTTACTAACTGTGCGGAAAGGGAAAACCAGTTATCggcattcgcgttttaactggtccggcatgttgaacgtcaaataaaatcgaggggaacttcaataaattgtttgattcgcgttgattatgaaattggataaacaaaaagattccaatggaagtttcgaactgagtgcgacaacaggtatgaaatataatttgaggaaatcatttttctgtaattttctcaatgtttttgtcatgcgaaaatgatgtcatttttcataaaatttcaaattacattcgaatgcccctcacagcaaatcttccatttgaatatgtgaatctatatattaggctgtcaaaaaagtcctgcggtattttttttgaattttcatttgttcataaaattagttacaatcatctgttttgagtcaaatatgcgccgctttgttcgatgacttgttcccaacgagatgccaacttcataatacccctgttatagaagctcgcttccttattggcaaaaaactcggatagccaattttcacaggcctcttttgtggttaacttctgactacctagctcgttcgccatggacaaaaacaggtggtagtcacttggtgcaaggtccggactatacggcggatgcaaaagaacctcccatccgagctcccggaaaCATCTCGATTGGATCTAATAAAGGTTCCGAAAACAAAGGTTAGCAGCGTTCATTCCGTCATCAGTTCTTCTGCGAAGTCGTGTGGTTTTTGTAATCAGTCCATCCATTCACCTTTCAAATGTGAGGTGTTCCGAAAGCTGTCAGTTCCTGAACGCTGGTGAAGAAAAAGGCTCTCTGCATCAACTGTTTATCTTCAGATCATCAAATTAGAAACTGTTCTTCTAGTGCCTGCCGCGTCTGCAGTCAAAGACACCACACAATGCTCCACCAGCCAGCTCCATATCGCAATTTTCTCCAACCAAATGCTCCTAAACCCCACCAAACCAGGCTCACTAcaaatcagaatcagaatcaaACCCAAAACGCTCAATCTACCTCGCCGAACGTAAATAAGACTTCCTCGCAACCTTCGCCCACTGAAGGTCAACCGTCAGCCTCAGGTTCGCTCAGCCATTGCTCCACCTCCTTGGTCAGCAACTTTCATCGGATCCCAACGACTGTACTGCTGCAAACTGCTCTCGTTAAGGTCATCGGATATTCTGGCAGAATTCTGTGGGCTAGAGCATTGCTCGATCCTGCTTCGCAACTAAACATACTCTCGGAGAATTTAGCACAACGGTTACAGCTGCCAAGGACCAAGAATAACCATACCATCGGTGGTATCGGACAGTCTACAATTGTGTCCACCCACTCCATCGCCGCTCACATCCAGTCGCATTGCTGTAATTATAGTACGCAGCTGAAATTCCATATTTTGAGTTCCGTAACCCGTGAGCTGCCCGCGAACCCCATCGACGTTACTGAATGGAATTTTCCTACTGACATCGTGCTCGCTGATCCCCAGTTCCATATGCCTGGGGTCATCGATATGATCATTGGAGTGGACAGTTATTACGACCTACTTCTCGAGGGTCTCATTCGCCTCGGTTCAGGGCAGCCGGTGCTGCAACATACATTGCTTGGATGGGTCGTGTCTGGTAGAGTCGGAACTAGCCGACCAGATCCGTAAATAGTCAGTATCGTTCACGTGTGTACTCAGGATTTCGACGAGAAGCTATCCAGATTTTGGGAACTAGAATCTTGCCAGTCATCTAGCACCATGTCAGTGGAAGAATCGATTTGCGAGGATAATTTTGCTGCGACGACCACGAGAGATGCCTCTGGCCGATTCATTGTCGAACTTCCGGTAAAACCGTCCGTTGTGTCCATGTTGGGAAACTCCTACGAAATCGCCAAACGTCGCTTTCTGTCGGTGGAACGCCGTTTACAAGCCAACCCTCAACTCAAATCCGCATACTCGGCTTTCATCGAAGAATATCTTCTGTTAGGACACATGGAAGAGATTACTGACATCACGGTACCCACACAGTACACCCCCTACTACCTCCCACACCACTGTATTCAGCGTCCGGATAGCTTGACCACGAAGCTTCGCGTCGTGTTTGACGCATCTTGTGTGACGGATACTGGCATTTCACTTAATGATGCGTTGATGGTGGGGCCAGTAATACAAGATGATCTTGTATCTATTATTTTGCGTTGGCGAATTCATCAATTTGTATTTATTGCCGACGTGGAAAAAATGTTCCGTCAAATCCTGATGCATCCCTCGTTTCGATGTCTTCTGCGAATACTCTGGCGAGATGACCCTTCCCAGCCAATTCGGATCTTTGAACTGGCAACGGTTACTTACGGAACCTCTTCGGCACCATACTTGGCCACTCGATGCTTGCAAGAACTCTCCAAAGTAGGTCTACAGTCTCATCCAGATGCCGCAGAAGTTGTAAGCAAGGACTTCTACATGGACGATTTGCTAACGGGATGTAGAgatgtagaatccggaagaatTCTAGTCAATCAGCTGCTCTAGCTTATGGGCTCTGCTGGATTTCAATTAAGGAAATGGTCATCTAATTCTCCGGAGCTTCTCGCCCACATTCCGGAATCTTTGCGAGATGAACGCAACGTTCTTGGACTGGATCCTGGCGCCTCGATTAAAACCCTAGGGCTAAGGTGGGAACCAGCATCAGATGTTTTTGGTTTTCACGTTCCCAAATGGAAGGACTACTCCCATATCACCAAAAGGATTGTCGCTTCCGATACTGCCAGTCTATTTGACCCGCCAGGGTTTCTCGGACCCGTAATAGTAGTCGCTAAAATGTTTGTCCAGGATTTATGGCGCAGCAACCGTTCCTGGGATGAACCTCTAGAGAATGAAATCCAGCAAGGTTGGCTGCAGTTTCGTTCTCAACTCGTCATAGTCGAGACAATTACCGTTCCACGTTGGGTTATTCCGATTGTAGATCCGACCCACATCGAACTCCATGGGTTTTGTGATGCCTCTGAACGAGCCTACGGGGCATGCATCTATTTACGTGTCGTGTCTACCAGTGGGGATACGTCTGTGAAACTTCTAACTTCAAAATCGAAACTAGCACCACTGGGAAATACTCGCAAACAGAAAAAGATCTGTCTAGCTCGGCTGGAGCTATCATCTGCATTATTATTATCCCACTTGTACCAGAAGGTCCAGAAAGCATTGAACCTCTCCATGAAGTGCTTTTTCTGGACTGATTCCACGATTGTGCTCCACTGGATATCGGCAGCTCCGTCCCGATGGAAAACTTTTGTTGCCAACCGGGTTTCGGAAATCCAACATCTGACTGCTGATGGATTGTGGGCTCACGTTCCAGGAAGTGAGAACCCGGCGGATATAATCTCCAGAGGAATGCTACCAGCGGAACTCAAATGCTGCACCGTATGGTGGAATGGGCCACCTTGGCTCAGTCAACCGAACCGATTTTGGCCGCCTCTGGTTCGCCTTACATCTGGAGACTTTCCTACTGACGAACTCGAAGAGCGTTCGATAACACTTGTCATTCAGACTAGGGAACCAAATCCTATCTTTGATTTACGATCCTCTTACGTCAAACTGGTATCTCTAGTGGCACATCTTTTGAGATTTGTCCACAATTGCAAGCAACGGATGCAGCAGGAACGAAAAACGGGTTTTCTCCGTATCATTGAATTTAACGAAGCACGGAACGTGCTCGTTCGTATCGCCCAACAGGAAACTTTAGCCGACGATATCCACGCCATAGCAACTAACGGGGAAGTTAACCGCAACTCAAAATTGAAGACTCTGACACCCATTTTGGAAAATGGAACACTCAAAGTGGGTGGCCGCCTTCATAACGCCCCGATTTCAGAAAACCGGAAACATCCCATGATTCTTCCCGCAAATCATCGATTCACGGAAATGGTAGTCACACACTATCACCTGAAGCTCCTGCACGCTGGGCCACAGCTTATGATCGCAAGCCTTCGCGAACAGTTTTGGCCACTGAGAGTGCGCAATCTGGCGCGGAAAGTGGTGTAAGGCTGCATAAAGTGTTATCGTTGCAAACCTACTATCTAAGAGCAGCTAATGGGAGATCTTCCCAGCGAACGCGTTACACCAACTTACCCCTTTTTGAAAACTGGTGTGGACCTCTGTGGACCTCTTTTTTATCGCCACGTTGGCCGCAAAACTCCACCAGTCAAATGTTTTGTCGCCATTTTCGTGTGCCTGAGTACAAAGGCTGTCCACCTCGAATTGGTGGCCAATTTAACCACCGATGCATTTATTTCGGCCCTGAAGCGGTTCATCGCACGACGTTCGAAGCCGACGATTATCGAATGCGACAATGCGACGAATTTTCGAGGAGCCTCCCGAGCGATAGCTGAACTTCTAGCACAATTTAGATCCCAACAACATCAACATGCAGTCGTTTCGTACTGTCTAGAAGAGGGAATACAATTTAAATTTATACCCCCTCGCTCGCCAAACTTCGGTGGCCTCTGGGAAGCCGCCGTGAAGTCGTTTAAAAAACACCTCAAATCAACCATCGGCACAACAGTGCTATACAAGGACGATCTAGAAACGCTAATTGTCAAAATAGAGAGCTGCCTCAACTCTAGGCCGCTCACTCAACTGTCAACAGACCCTGAAGATTTGGAAGTGCTCACACCGGGACACTTCCTGGTACACCGTCCATTGGTGGCAATTGCAGAACCGTCATTGGAATCAGTACCTCTGAATCGACTTGATCGTTATCAGCAGACCCAGGAATTTTTGAGGCGAATATGGAAACGCTGGAGTACGGATTACCTTTCCGGATTACTTCCGCGTACGAAATGGACTCGTCAACGGGACAACGTGACTGTTGGATCCTAAGTCCTCCTGAAAGAAGATAATCTCCCTCCACTCAAATGGTGCCTATGCCGTGTTGTTCGAAATTTCCGTGGCGACGACGGCAATGTTCGCGTAGTCTCGGTGAAGACGAAGGATGGCGAATTCAACCGCGCCATCAGCAAAGTTTGCATACTTCCGATTCAGCAGCCAGCAAATTCGGGTGACGATGATGTTCTCGCTAAAATGTAACCTTCTCACTTACTTACTGCGCGATAGCGCTTGTATGTTGTGCCGTTGAACCCTTAAGTTCGAAACTAATGCTTCCTATCGTTCCATGTTGTCAAACGAGCATAATCATCAAAACTAGCTCTGGCTAGTCATCGTTTATACGTCGTCCGTCGTCTGAGGGACATCGCAACCGCTGACAAGCTACCACACCATCTGAACGTACAAGGCGCCTCCAACTTATGCTCACTGGCGTCTACACCGTACCGTCAACAGCCAGAACAATCACCACGCCCGCCAAATATTCTTAAGATTATCCTGCATCATCATATTATTTCCGATGTGAGTTGTTCCGGTTTACACTTTTCTCTCATTGGATACTACATCAATTCTCCGCTCCGAGGATCAACTGCACAACCAACAACCATGAATGACGTCTGATGTTTATCATTCATCCACAACGCCTACCGACGAGGAAGACTAATAAGAAGGACGAGACCTTTGCCAGACGAGAACGTTCGCATTGCCGTCTCAAGGTCGAAGCAGATGTCAAGACACCGAAGACGAATAGTAGAGCCGACAAAGCACGTGATCAACAACGACATCGACGAGCATCGTCGAACCGAAGATTAGCCGACGTGTCACATGTTTGTTTATTACCGTATTGAATATAACACCTCCCAACCACCCCCAAATGAGAGCCGAAGACCAGGATTGCCAGCTGAAAATAATCGCAGTCCAGAATAACAACGAAGAACTCATGTGAAttagattttgaattttgtcaCCAAACTTAGATGTAgaattgaattattgaaaatcaCACTTTTCAACAGAGGCCGGCTATGTTAAGGATTAATTGAATCACCCTATAATTTGTATAACAGTTTATATGAGAAACGTTATAGCGTGCATACTATCTTACGCTACTCTTACCACTCACTCACTCAGATCAAGTTAGCGGAAGAGTAGGAATAGGCTTTCCTGTGAGTTCGGGTTAGTGATCGAATTCTGTGCGTACTATATAACGCGTATACAGTAGCCAGCTTAGCCTCACTTAAATAAAGATCATATCCAAGAGTACATCTTATCGCGAATAAAATCATACCTTTTCTAAAAGGCCAATTCGAATACCGAGCCAATCTATAGTTATTTCGTACACATGGAATAGAAAGTAGAAACAaagttgaaatgaaatttaagcgaaaaaatagaattttcttgattttttgt
Protein-coding sequences here:
- the LOC129781755 gene encoding uncharacterized protein LOC129781755 produces the protein MGSAGFQLRKWSSNSPELLAHIPESLRDERNVLGLDPGASIKTLGLRWEPASDVFGFHVPKWKDYSHITKRIVASDTASLFDPPGFLGPVIVVAKMFVQDLWRSNRSWDEPLENEIQQGWLQFRSQLVIVETITVPRWVIPIVDPTHIELHGFCDASERAYGACIYLRVVSTSGDTSVKLLTSKSKLAPLGNTRKQKKICLARLELSSALLLSHLYQKVQKALNLSMKCFFWTDSTIVLHWISAAPSRWKTFVANRVSEIQHLTADGLWAHVPGSENPADIISRGMLPAELKCCTVWWNGPPWLSQPNRFWPPLVRLTSGDFPTDELEERSITLVIQTREPNPIFDLRSSYVKLVSLVAHLLRFVHNCKQRMQQERKTGFLRIIEFNEARNVLVRIAQQETLADDIHAIATNGEVNRNSKLKTLTPILENGTLKVGGRLHNAPISENRKHPMILPANHRFTEMVVTHYHLKLLHAGPQLMIASLREQFWPLRVRNLARKVV
- the LOC129781766 gene encoding uncharacterized protein LOC129781766; this translates as MGDLPSERVTPTYPFLKTGVDLCGPLFYRHVGRKTPPVKCFVAIFVCLSTKAVHLELVANLTTDAFISALKRFIARRSKPTIIECDNATNFRGASRAIAELLAQFRSQQHQHAVVSYCLEEGIQFKFIPPRSPNFGGLWEAAVKSFKKHLKSTIGTTVLYKDDLETLIVKIESCLNSRPLTQLSTDPEDLEVLTPGHFLVHRPLVAIAEPSLESVPLNRLDRYQQTQEFLRRIWKRWSTDYLSGLLPRTKWTRQRDNVTVGS
- the LOC129781744 gene encoding uncharacterized protein LOC129781744, with the translated sequence MSVEESICEDNFAATTTRDASGRFIVELPVKPSVVSMLGNSYEIAKRRFLSVERRLQANPQLKSAYSAFIEEYLLLGHMEEITDITVPTQYTPYYLPHHCIQRPDSLTTKLRVVFDASCVTDTGISLNDALMVGPVIQDDLVSIILRWRIHQFVFIADVEKMFRQILMHPSFRCLLRILWRDDPSQPIRIFELATVTYGTSSAPYLATRCLQELSKVGLQSHPDAAEVVSKDFYMDDLLTGCRDVESGRILVNQLL